The Verrucomicrobiota bacterium sequence TCCTTGAGCTTGAATTTCCGGTTGCTCGGCGCGGTCGGCGTAATCAGCAGGAACTCGAGTTGCTTTTTCACAAAACTTCCCGAAAGCGAATTCTCAAAGACTTCATTTTGCAGGGCATTGAGGCCCGGAAAAAACTTGCTGCCATAAACGTCATTTTGAAACTTGTCATCCGCTGCGATTTCCTCCGCGGTGAACGAGCGCGCGTTGAGCAGCGCCAGCGCCATCATCAAGACGCAGGCAAACCGCACCATGCCCGCCGGCATCCCCAGGTAATATTCCGCGCCACCGAAAACATCACTCCCCACCAGCTTGCCTCCGATACTGTGCTTGATCATCATGAAGAAGAGTTTGATGACCACCGCGATGAGCAGGTACACGAACACGTAGGAGAACAACATGCCGGAGGAGGTGAACTGCGCGAACGTCTGGCCGAGCGGTTGATAAAGGAAAGCGCCGCCACAGATGATGGCGAGCCACTGGATCAAATCCACCAACTCTTGCGACATGCCACGCTTGCGACCCCGCAACACGCCGACGACCAGGACGGCCACGACCACGAGGTCGAACCAATTCACGGGAAATCTATGGTCCGCATTCATTTGTTTTTCCAGGGCTAGGCGCCTGATTCCTCCACGCCCATCGGACACGCTAAAGCGTGAACTCCAACGCCGCGCAAGGGCCGCTTTCGTTGGAGTTCAACCTTCAGGTTGTTCCTGTCTCCACCAAGAGGAATCGAGTGCATGGCCCAATATTTTTTGCTTCTGCGTTTCAACGGTGGCAATCCTAGTGGCTTCCCTTAAGATTGCCAGCTAGTTTTGCAAAAGTTTTGCGGCCCTTGGCCGCGTCCTTAAGGATTGGCCGCCAGCCAATAACGGATCGCCGTCGCCTGCGGATGTTGCGGGTTGATGGCCAGCACCCGCAAGTAATGTTGGCGCGCCCGCTGTTGCTGATTCAATTGTTGCGCATACAAATTGGCCAGCGACAAGTGCGCCCGGGCTTCGTCCGGATACGCCGCCAGCACCTTCTCCAGTTCCTGCGCGGCGTCCACCGGGTAGCCGGCTTCCTTGAGCGCGAGGGCAAAATTGTAACGCGCGTTCGCCGAATCGGGCGTGATGGCCAGCGCATTCTCATACGCGACGAGCGACTGGGGCAGGTCCTTCGCCTCAAATGCCGCCAAACCGAGATTGTATTGCGCCTCGAAAAACCCTGGGTCGGCCTTGATGGCCA is a genomic window containing:
- a CDS encoding CvpA family protein, whose translation is MNADHRFPVNWFDLVVVAVLVVGVLRGRKRGMSQELVDLIQWLAIICGGAFLYQPLGQTFAQFTSSGMLFSYVFVYLLIAVVIKLFFMMIKHSIGGKLVGSDVFGGAEYYLGMPAGMVRFACVLMMALALLNARSFTAEEIAADDKFQNDVYGSKFFPGLNALQNEVFENSLSGSFVKKQLEFLLITPTAPSNRKFKLKEFNPL